From one Streptomyces sp. R41 genomic stretch:
- a CDS encoding MFS transporter has product MTNSTSTTPAPGTPGGPGTLAGRREWTALGVLMLPLLLVSMDVSVLYFAIPSISADLEPSGTQQLWIFDIYAFVLAGLLMTMGSLGDRIGRRKVLLFGAAAFGTASVIAAYANSPETLIAARALLGIGGATLMPSTMAIIRTMFTDPGQRAKAIGMWSGVMTGGIALGSVMSGVLVEYFWWGSVFLVNLPAMVLLLVLGPILLPESKNPEPGRFDLLSVPLSMAAVLPVIYGVKEIPSEGWKFEYVVSVLVGLVFTALFVHRQRTAKSPLISPALFRGRGFAPAVVLNLIASFGMLGSAYFTTQYLQSVLGKSSMEAALWALLPTVLVGVAAPVAAQLVQKGVHRAHVVSGGFVTAACGYGLLTLAGTDSMWLVLAGAGVLAAGIVTVMSQMMDLALGTVPVGNAGAASSLLETGAEFGGALGMAVLGSIGTAVYRHEIPAGAPAPAHETLGGALAVARQLPGGAGQALATAAREAFTSGMQAAAVAGAVLLLGAAVLATATLRKVHVREAPAEAVESVA; this is encoded by the coding sequence ATGACGAACTCGACGAGCACAACTCCCGCACCCGGCACACCGGGTGGCCCCGGCACCCTCGCCGGCCGCCGCGAATGGACCGCCCTCGGCGTCCTGATGCTTCCGCTGCTCCTGGTCTCGATGGACGTCTCGGTCCTCTACTTCGCGATCCCCTCGATCAGCGCGGACCTGGAGCCGAGCGGCACCCAGCAGCTGTGGATCTTCGACATCTACGCGTTCGTGCTCGCCGGACTGCTGATGACGATGGGCTCGCTCGGCGACCGCATCGGCCGCCGCAAGGTCCTCCTCTTCGGCGCCGCCGCCTTCGGCACGGCCTCGGTGATCGCCGCGTACGCCAACAGCCCCGAGACCCTGATCGCCGCCCGCGCGCTCCTCGGCATCGGTGGCGCGACCCTGATGCCGTCGACGATGGCGATCATCCGCACGATGTTCACGGACCCGGGCCAGCGCGCGAAGGCGATCGGCATGTGGTCCGGCGTCATGACCGGTGGCATCGCGCTCGGTTCGGTGATGAGCGGTGTCCTCGTCGAGTACTTCTGGTGGGGCTCGGTCTTCCTGGTCAATCTGCCCGCGATGGTGCTGCTGCTGGTCCTCGGCCCGATACTGCTGCCCGAGTCCAAGAACCCTGAGCCCGGCCGCTTCGACCTGCTCAGCGTGCCGCTGTCGATGGCAGCGGTCCTGCCCGTCATCTACGGCGTCAAGGAAATCCCGTCCGAGGGCTGGAAGTTCGAGTACGTCGTCTCGGTCCTCGTCGGTCTGGTCTTCACCGCGCTCTTCGTCCACCGCCAGCGCACCGCGAAGTCCCCACTGATCTCCCCGGCCCTGTTCCGCGGCCGCGGCTTCGCGCCGGCCGTCGTCCTCAACCTGATCGCTTCCTTCGGGATGCTGGGTTCGGCGTACTTCACCACCCAGTACCTGCAGTCCGTGCTCGGCAAGAGCTCCATGGAGGCCGCGCTGTGGGCGCTGCTCCCCACGGTCCTGGTCGGCGTCGCGGCCCCGGTCGCCGCGCAGCTCGTGCAGAAGGGCGTCCACCGCGCGCATGTCGTCTCCGGCGGCTTCGTCACCGCCGCCTGCGGCTACGGGCTGCTGACCCTCGCCGGTACCGACTCGATGTGGCTCGTCCTCGCCGGTGCCGGTGTCCTCGCCGCCGGGATCGTCACCGTGATGTCCCAGATGATGGACCTGGCCCTCGGCACCGTCCCCGTCGGCAACGCGGGCGCCGCCTCCTCCCTCCTGGAGACCGGCGCGGAGTTCGGCGGCGCGCTGGGCATGGCCGTCCTCGGCTCCATCGGTACGGCGGTCTACCGTCACGAGATCCCGGCCGGCGCTCCGGCTCCGGCCCACGAGACCCTGGGCGGCGCGCTGGCCGTGGCCCGGCAACTGCCGGGCGGCGCGGGGCAGGCCCTCGCTACGGCCGCGCGGGAGGCCTTCACCAGTGGGATGCAGGCCGCGGCTGTCGCGGGGGCGGTGCTGCTGCTGGGGGCGGCGGTGCTCGCCACGGCGACCCTGCGCAAGGTGCATGTGCGCGAGGCCCCGGCCGAGGCCGTGGAGTCGGTTGCCTGA
- a CDS encoding TetR/AcrR family transcriptional regulator, whose amino-acid sequence MGHREDLLEGAKRCLLEKGFVRTTARDIVKESGTNLASIGYHYGSKDALLTQAFVELVQEWGEKFAPASAREVEPGGSVERFHSVWARMLESFEDFRPVWAASMEIVTQGDRVPQLRDLMAKAQIEGRSGLVAMMTGLDEDTLDERTVQSLGGFYQALLNGLMVQWLFDPASASTADDLTEGLRRVIDAAATAEAGVGAGAKEQD is encoded by the coding sequence ATGGGACACCGTGAGGATCTGCTCGAAGGCGCCAAGCGCTGCCTGCTGGAGAAGGGGTTCGTGCGCACGACGGCGCGCGACATCGTCAAGGAGTCGGGGACGAACCTGGCGTCCATCGGCTACCACTACGGATCGAAGGACGCGTTGCTCACGCAGGCGTTCGTGGAGCTGGTGCAGGAGTGGGGCGAGAAGTTCGCCCCGGCCTCGGCGCGTGAGGTCGAGCCCGGCGGCTCGGTCGAGCGGTTCCACAGCGTGTGGGCGCGGATGCTGGAGTCCTTCGAGGACTTCCGGCCCGTCTGGGCCGCCAGCATGGAGATCGTGACGCAGGGGGACCGGGTGCCGCAGCTGCGGGATCTGATGGCGAAGGCGCAGATCGAGGGGCGGTCCGGCCTCGTCGCGATGATGACGGGCCTGGACGAGGACACGCTCGACGAGCGGACCGTCCAGTCGCTCGGCGGCTTCTACCAGGCGCTGCTCAACGGCCTGATGGTGCAGTGGCTCTTCGACCCCGCCAGCGCGTCCACGGCGGACGACCTCACGGAGGGGCTGCGGCGGGTGATCGACGCGGCCGCGACGGCGGAGGCAGGGGTGGGGGCGGGGGCGAAGGAGCAGGACTGA
- a CDS encoding MFS transporter, whose translation MIGASVSFFLLLSVVPRYATASGAGLATGALMLSTVLGELAAPRFVARYGYRVALIAGLALLGAPALVLTASHDIAWIVAVCLARGLGFALTLVAGGALTASLIPPERRGEGLAMVGIVSGVPSLIALPLGVWLAAHVGCTPVALTAGAAALAAIASVPGLPDRESTAEKPVGMVAGLRTAALTRPAVVFATTALATGIIVTFLPLAVPASYTGVVAVALFLQPAASTAARWLAGRYADRHDPARLVLPSLVLSSSGMLITALTGSPVAVLAGVAVFGIGFGIAQNATLTLMYARVQASGYGTVSALWNLAYDGGMGVGAVGFGALAGRTGYASAFAVTAALMLVAVIPAIRDRRTTSTTEDH comes from the coding sequence ATGATCGGCGCCTCGGTGAGCTTCTTCCTGCTCCTGTCGGTCGTCCCGCGCTACGCGACGGCGTCGGGCGCGGGCCTGGCCACCGGCGCCCTCATGCTCTCGACGGTCCTCGGCGAACTGGCCGCTCCGCGCTTCGTCGCGCGCTACGGATACCGCGTCGCGCTGATCGCCGGCCTCGCCCTGCTCGGCGCACCCGCGCTCGTCCTGACCGCCTCCCACGACATTGCATGGATCGTGGCGGTCTGCCTGGCCCGCGGCCTGGGCTTCGCGCTCACGCTCGTGGCGGGCGGCGCGCTCACCGCGTCACTCATTCCCCCCGAGCGCCGCGGCGAGGGCCTGGCCATGGTCGGCATCGTCTCCGGCGTACCGTCCCTGATCGCCCTGCCGTTGGGCGTGTGGCTCGCCGCGCACGTGGGCTGCACCCCCGTCGCGCTGACCGCGGGCGCGGCGGCGCTGGCCGCGATCGCCTCGGTACCGGGCCTGCCGGACCGCGAATCGACGGCCGAGAAGCCGGTGGGCATGGTGGCCGGACTACGGACCGCCGCCCTGACCCGTCCCGCCGTCGTCTTCGCGACCACGGCCCTCGCGACCGGGATCATCGTCACGTTCCTGCCGCTCGCCGTCCCGGCCTCGTACACCGGGGTCGTCGCGGTGGCCCTCTTCCTCCAGCCGGCCGCGTCGACCGCGGCCCGCTGGCTGGCGGGCAGGTACGCCGACCGCCACGACCCGGCCCGACTCGTACTGCCCAGCCTGGTCCTCTCCTCCTCCGGCATGCTGATCACGGCCCTGACCGGCAGTCCTGTCGCCGTCCTCGCCGGAGTGGCCGTCTTCGGCATCGGCTTCGGCATCGCCCAGAACGCCACGCTGACCCTGATGTACGCGAGGGTCCAGGCCTCGGGATACGGCACCGTCAGCGCGCTGTGGAACCTCGCGTACGACGGCGGCATGGGCGTCGGCGCGGTCGGTTTCGGCGCGCTGGCCGGGCGGACGGGCTATGCGTCGGCGTTCGCCGTCACCGCCGCACTGATGCTGGTGGCAGTGATCCCGGCGATCCGAGACCGGCGGACGACCTCCACGACGGAGGACCACTGA
- a CDS encoding PLP-dependent aminotransferase family protein: MPPQWAGLSPELLLSVDRGSGEQLRAQLERQVRDAIRTGRLAAGERLPSSRELARALGLSRGLVQDCYAQLQAEGYLVTRVGSATRVAGGAHVPPAPTSAHPAAPRLIADFRHGVPDLGSFPLADWLWAMREAGRAMPTSEFDYGDPQGNSALREVMSGYLRRVRAAAADPERIVVCSGYAQGLGLALRSLARGGVRVVAYEDPGTPGTAAAAAEAVGLTAVPVPVDDDGIDVRALDATGARAVIVTPAHQWPTGVVLAPARRLALIDWAMRRDAYVIEDDYDAEFRYDREPVGALQGLAADRVISIGTVSKSLAPALRIGWLLCPPALTGPITEAKRLTDRGSPTLDQLALAKLIESGRYDRHLRRMRTTYATRRTALVSALAEHAPEVRLTGLAAGFHAVAHLAAPADEQAVVIAARERSVGLYGMSPCRSTHATTPVQLVLGFGGVGERAITEGIAAVGVLAGRAL; the protein is encoded by the coding sequence ATGCCTCCGCAGTGGGCCGGTTTGTCGCCCGAGCTGCTCCTGTCCGTCGACCGGGGCAGCGGTGAGCAGTTGCGCGCGCAGCTGGAACGACAGGTGCGCGACGCGATCCGCACCGGTCGGCTGGCCGCCGGCGAACGCCTTCCGTCCTCCCGCGAACTCGCCCGGGCACTCGGCCTGTCGAGGGGGCTGGTCCAGGACTGCTACGCCCAACTCCAGGCGGAGGGCTACCTCGTGACGCGCGTCGGCTCCGCCACACGAGTCGCGGGGGGCGCCCATGTGCCTCCCGCGCCCACCTCCGCACACCCGGCCGCCCCGCGCCTGATCGCCGACTTCCGGCACGGCGTCCCGGACTTGGGCAGTTTTCCGCTCGCCGACTGGCTGTGGGCGATGCGTGAGGCGGGCCGCGCCATGCCGACGAGCGAGTTCGACTACGGGGATCCCCAGGGCAATTCGGCCCTCCGTGAGGTCATGTCCGGGTATCTGCGCCGGGTGCGTGCCGCCGCGGCCGACCCCGAGCGGATCGTGGTCTGCTCCGGTTACGCGCAGGGCCTCGGGCTGGCTCTGCGCAGCCTGGCCCGGGGCGGCGTACGGGTCGTGGCGTACGAGGACCCGGGCACGCCGGGCACGGCGGCGGCCGCCGCGGAGGCCGTGGGCCTGACCGCGGTGCCCGTACCGGTCGACGACGACGGCATCGACGTACGAGCGCTCGACGCGACCGGAGCACGGGCCGTCATCGTCACCCCCGCGCACCAGTGGCCCACCGGAGTCGTCCTCGCGCCCGCGCGCCGGCTCGCCCTCATCGACTGGGCCATGCGCCGGGACGCGTACGTCATCGAGGACGACTACGACGCCGAGTTCCGCTACGACCGGGAGCCCGTGGGCGCGCTGCAGGGGCTCGCCGCGGACCGGGTGATCTCCATCGGCACCGTCAGCAAGTCCCTCGCCCCGGCGCTGCGCATCGGCTGGCTGCTCTGCCCGCCCGCGCTCACCGGCCCCATCACGGAGGCCAAGCGCCTCACCGACCGCGGCTCCCCGACCCTCGACCAGCTCGCCCTCGCCAAGCTGATCGAGTCCGGCCGCTACGACCGCCATCTGCGCCGCATGCGCACCACCTACGCGACCCGGCGCACGGCTCTTGTCTCCGCCCTCGCCGAGCACGCCCCCGAGGTCCGGCTCACCGGTCTCGCCGCGGGGTTCCACGCCGTCGCGCACCTCGCCGCACCCGCCGACGAGCAGGCCGTCGTCATCGCGGCGCGGGAACGCTCCGTCGGGCTGTACGGCATGAGCCCGTGCCGCTCCACGCACGCGACCACGCCGGTTCAACTGGTGCTGGGTTTCGGGGGTGTGGGGGAGCGGGCGATCACGGAGGGCATCGCGGCGGTCGGCGTGCTCGCGGGGCGCGCTCTCTAG
- a CDS encoding PucR family transcriptional regulator: protein MGQNARVTGDFKVVRGAGRGEYQELVDEISALLGAPATLENRDFELIAFGAYDSDGDFDEASLDPVRTRSILTRRSTSAVRAWFESFGIARATGPVRIPPTPEAGVYRGRICLPVRHRGVVLGYVWLLADEPGPTDAQLTAAMEVASRIGALLADEAQAGADLTRELRAVLTAERGWQRDMAVAELRTALGPRGDGLHTVVCVAPWPSADPDDAPSARTVPGATALCTVPWGASGQSLALLVRLRSADVLTPALTAASRFVREAEGGRGADRSTGGGASGGVESGGAAGAASGGAKPGGTAGAAPGGTEPGRAAGAAYGGAKNGGTAGAAPGGAAGGDRPGRAAAGVATARVGLAELGTAWQEASAAARAVLAEPRLGPVAEWGSIGPFRLLTSLPPEAAQDPAVRVLLAPAHRELARTTEVFLDCAGQAGRTAAELGIHRQTLYYRLSRVEQLTGLDLDDGEDRLLLHMALKGARL from the coding sequence ATGGGGCAGAATGCCCGTGTGACGGGCGATTTCAAGGTGGTCCGCGGGGCAGGCCGCGGTGAGTACCAGGAGCTGGTCGACGAGATCTCGGCGCTCCTCGGTGCCCCCGCGACCCTGGAGAACCGCGACTTCGAACTGATCGCCTTCGGCGCGTACGACAGCGACGGCGACTTCGACGAGGCCTCCCTCGACCCCGTCCGCACCCGCTCGATCCTCACGCGCCGCTCCACTTCGGCGGTCCGGGCATGGTTCGAGAGCTTCGGCATCGCACGGGCGACGGGTCCGGTGCGCATTCCGCCGACTCCGGAAGCGGGGGTGTACCGCGGAAGGATCTGCCTCCCGGTACGCCATCGGGGGGTCGTCCTCGGTTACGTATGGCTGCTGGCCGACGAGCCAGGACCTACCGACGCCCAGCTCACCGCCGCCATGGAGGTCGCCTCCCGCATCGGCGCCCTGCTCGCCGACGAGGCCCAGGCCGGCGCGGACCTCACCCGCGAGCTGCGCGCCGTCCTCACCGCCGAGCGCGGCTGGCAGCGCGACATGGCCGTCGCCGAACTGCGCACCGCCCTCGGCCCGCGCGGCGACGGACTGCACACCGTCGTCTGCGTCGCCCCGTGGCCCTCGGCCGACCCGGACGACGCCCCTTCCGCCCGTACGGTGCCGGGGGCGACGGCGCTGTGCACGGTGCCATGGGGGGCCAGCGGGCAGAGCCTGGCGCTGCTCGTACGACTGCGGTCGGCGGACGTACTGACTCCGGCACTGACGGCGGCTTCGCGGTTCGTGCGGGAGGCGGAGGGCGGCCGCGGGGCGGATCGGTCCACGGGCGGTGGCGCATCGGGAGGGGTTGAGTCCGGCGGGGCGGCCGGTGCCGCATCGGGCGGGGCGAAGCCTGGCGGGACGGCCGGAGCCGCACCGGGTGGAACAGAGCCCGGCAGGGCAGCCGGTGCCGCATACGGCGGGGCGAAGAACGGCGGGACAGCCGGAGCCGCACCGGGCGGGGCGGCCGGAGGTGATCGCCCCGGGCGGGCCGCGGCCGGGGTCGCCACCGCCCGCGTCGGGCTCGCCGAGCTGGGCACGGCCTGGCAGGAGGCGTCCGCCGCCGCGCGCGCCGTGCTGGCGGAGCCGCGCCTCGGCCCGGTCGCCGAGTGGGGGTCCATCGGGCCGTTCCGGCTCCTGACGTCCCTGCCTCCGGAGGCCGCCCAGGACCCCGCGGTACGGGTCCTGCTGGCCCCCGCCCACCGCGAACTCGCCCGCACGACCGAGGTGTTCCTCGACTGCGCGGGCCAAGCCGGGCGCACGGCGGCGGAGTTGGGCATCCACCGCCAGACGCTCTACTACCGTCTCTCGCGCGTCGAGCAACTCACCGGCCTCGACCTGGACGACGGCGAGGACCGGCTGCTGCTGCACATGGCGTTGAAGGGGGCGCGGCTCTAA
- a CDS encoding proline dehydrogenase family protein: MLGPVILAASRSDKMRRFVSAAPGTKQVVARFIAGETVDQVIPIVQDAVAKGLEVTLDVVGEDITTREQACAARDAYLELIEHLKDLDLGTKAEMSIKLSMFGQALEGGHELALANVRPVVEAAAAIGTTVTLDAEDHTTLDSMFAIHEELRKDFPQTGCVIQAYLFRTEADARRLAASGSRVRLVKGAYKEPAEVAYQQKAETDKAYVRILRILMEGDGYPMIGSHDPRLISIAQELARQAGRKLDEYEFQMLYGIRGEEHLRLAAEGHRMRVYTAYGTDWYGYFMRRLAEKPANLLFFARSILTKG, translated from the coding sequence GTGCTGGGTCCCGTGATTCTCGCCGCGTCGCGCAGCGACAAGATGCGCCGCTTCGTGTCGGCGGCCCCCGGCACCAAGCAGGTGGTCGCCCGCTTCATCGCCGGCGAGACGGTCGACCAGGTCATTCCGATCGTCCAGGACGCCGTCGCCAAGGGACTCGAGGTCACCCTCGACGTCGTCGGCGAGGACATCACCACCCGCGAGCAGGCCTGCGCCGCCCGGGACGCGTACCTGGAGCTCATCGAGCACCTGAAGGACCTGGACCTCGGCACCAAGGCGGAGATGTCCATCAAGCTGTCGATGTTCGGGCAGGCGCTGGAGGGCGGGCACGAGCTGGCCCTCGCCAACGTCCGCCCGGTCGTCGAGGCCGCCGCCGCGATCGGCACCACCGTCACGCTGGACGCCGAGGACCACACCACCCTCGACTCGATGTTCGCCATCCACGAGGAGCTGCGGAAGGACTTCCCGCAGACCGGCTGCGTCATCCAGGCCTACCTGTTCCGCACCGAGGCCGACGCCCGCCGCCTCGCCGCGAGCGGCAGCCGCGTACGCCTGGTGAAGGGCGCCTACAAGGAGCCCGCCGAGGTCGCCTACCAGCAGAAGGCGGAGACCGACAAGGCGTACGTCCGCATCCTGCGCATCCTTATGGAGGGCGACGGGTACCCGATGATCGGGTCCCACGACCCGCGCCTCATCTCCATCGCGCAGGAGCTCGCGCGCCAGGCCGGGCGCAAGCTGGACGAGTACGAGTTCCAGATGCTGTACGGCATCCGCGGCGAGGAGCACCTGCGGCTCGCCGCCGAGGGCCACCGCATGCGGGTCTACACCGCGTACGGCACCGACTGGTACGGGTACTTCATGCGCCGCCTCGCGGAGAAGCCGGCCAACCTCCTCTTCTTCGCACGCTCGATCCTCACCAAGGGCTGA
- the pruA gene encoding L-glutamate gamma-semialdehyde dehydrogenase, which translates to MDAVTQVPTPVNEPVHGYAPGSPERARLEAKLKELAENPIELSMTIGGEKRLGGGERFEVVQPHNHKAVIGTGAHATQQDAQDAIDAALAAAPAWRAMSFDDRAAIILRAAELLAGPWRETLAASTMLGQSKTAQQAEIDCPCELVDFWRFNVKYARDLLAEQPPANSPGVWNRLDHRPLEGFVYAITPFNFSAIAGNLPTAPALMGNVVVWKPSPTQTHAAVLLMQLLEEAGLPKGVINLVTGDGIEVSKVALEHRDLAGIHFTGSTKTFQYLWKTVGNNIEKYRSYPRLVGETGGKDFLVAHPSADRAVLKTALTRGAFEYQGQKCSATSRAYIPASIWNSGFREEFAAEVDYLTMGDVTDLSNFIGAVIDERAFAKNKAAIDRAKADESCTIVAGGSYDDSVGYFVRPTVVECSDPENEVFKTEYFGPFLAVHVYEDEAYDEMLTQMESASDYALTGSVVSNDRAAAAYTMDKLRYAAGNFYINDKSTGAVVGQQPFGGGRASGTNDKAGAPQNLMRWTLTRAIKETLVPPTDYGYPHMG; encoded by the coding sequence ATGGACGCTGTGACCCAGGTCCCCACCCCCGTCAACGAGCCGGTGCACGGCTACGCCCCCGGCTCGCCCGAGCGCGCCCGTCTGGAGGCCAAGCTCAAGGAGCTGGCCGAGAACCCGATCGAGCTGTCGATGACCATCGGCGGCGAGAAGCGGCTCGGCGGCGGCGAGCGCTTCGAGGTCGTGCAGCCGCACAACCACAAGGCGGTCATCGGCACCGGTGCCCACGCCACCCAGCAGGACGCCCAGGACGCGATCGACGCGGCCCTGGCCGCCGCCCCGGCCTGGCGCGCGATGTCCTTCGACGACCGCGCCGCGATCATCCTGCGCGCCGCCGAGCTGCTGGCGGGCCCCTGGCGCGAGACCCTCGCGGCCTCCACCATGCTCGGCCAGTCGAAGACCGCCCAGCAGGCCGAGATCGACTGTCCCTGCGAGCTGGTCGACTTCTGGCGCTTCAACGTCAAGTACGCCCGTGACCTGCTCGCCGAGCAGCCCCCGGCCAACTCGCCGGGCGTCTGGAACCGCCTCGACCACCGCCCGCTGGAGGGCTTCGTCTACGCGATCACGCCGTTCAACTTCTCGGCGATCGCGGGCAACCTGCCGACCGCGCCCGCGCTGATGGGCAACGTCGTCGTCTGGAAGCCGTCCCCGACGCAGACCCACGCCGCCGTGCTGCTGATGCAGCTCCTGGAGGAGGCGGGCCTGCCCAAGGGCGTCATCAACCTCGTCACCGGTGACGGCATCGAGGTCTCCAAGGTCGCCCTGGAGCACCGCGATCTCGCGGGCATCCACTTCACCGGCTCGACCAAGACCTTCCAGTACCTGTGGAAGACGGTCGGCAACAACATCGAGAAGTACCGCTCCTACCCGCGCCTGGTCGGCGAGACCGGCGGCAAGGACTTCCTGGTCGCGCACCCCAGCGCCGACCGCGCCGTCCTCAAGACCGCCCTGACCCGCGGTGCCTTCGAGTACCAGGGCCAGAAGTGCTCGGCCACCTCCCGGGCGTACATCCCGGCCTCCATCTGGAACTCCGGTTTCAGGGAGGAGTTCGCGGCCGAGGTCGACTACCTGACCATGGGTGACGTCACCGACCTGTCGAACTTCATCGGCGCGGTCATCGACGAGCGCGCGTTCGCCAAGAACAAGGCCGCCATCGACCGCGCGAAGGCGGACGAGTCCTGCACGATCGTCGCGGGCGGCTCGTACGACGACTCGGTCGGCTACTTCGTGCGCCCGACGGTCGTCGAGTGCTCGGACCCGGAGAACGAGGTCTTCAAGACGGAGTACTTCGGCCCGTTCCTCGCCGTGCACGTCTACGAGGACGAGGCGTACGACGAGATGCTGACCCAGATGGAGTCGGCGTCCGACTACGCGCTGACGGGCTCGGTCGTCTCCAACGACCGCGCGGCGGCGGCGTACACGATGGACAAGCTCCGCTACGCGGCGGGCAACTTCTACATCAACGACAAGTCGACCGGCGCCGTCGTCGGCCAGCAGCCCTTCGGCGGCGGCCGCGCCTCGGGTACGAACGACAAGGCCGGTGCCCCGCAGAACCTGATGCGCTGGACGCTGACCCGCGCCATCAAGGAGACGCTGGTCCCGCCGACCGACTACGGGTACCCGCACATGGGCTGA
- a CDS encoding alpha/beta fold hydrolase, protein MTGTRSETVEADDGGRLWAARSGPGAPLVLCHGGPGLWDMFADVAELLADVTPVVRWDQRGCGRSERCAGPWTSERFVADLDAVRRHFGLERMALLGHSWGAQLALSYALAHPRRVSALVYVSGTGIGPDADWYPAFATGFLARLGDHPERRARWEELTDRPLRTEDEDRERAVLQWSTEFEDRERAMAHARRMADPWFGVNDACNKALNEERKRIWGKQELYAACASLDVPVLIVDGARDIRPRSAVDSLERALPRVRRVSLPEAGHMPWVEDPKGFREAVTAAVR, encoded by the coding sequence ATGACCGGGACGCGGAGCGAGACGGTTGAGGCCGATGACGGGGGGCGCCTGTGGGCGGCGAGGTCGGGTCCGGGCGCGCCGCTGGTGCTGTGCCACGGCGGGCCGGGCCTGTGGGACATGTTCGCGGACGTGGCCGAGCTGCTGGCGGACGTGACCCCGGTCGTCCGCTGGGACCAGCGCGGATGCGGGCGGTCGGAGCGGTGCGCGGGCCCCTGGACGAGCGAGCGTTTCGTCGCGGATCTGGACGCCGTACGACGCCACTTCGGGCTGGAGCGGATGGCGCTGCTCGGCCACTCCTGGGGCGCCCAGCTGGCGCTGAGCTACGCGCTGGCCCACCCGCGGCGGGTGAGCGCGCTGGTGTACGTCTCCGGTACGGGCATCGGCCCGGACGCCGACTGGTACCCCGCCTTCGCGACCGGCTTCCTCGCCCGGCTCGGCGACCATCCCGAACGTCGGGCTCGTTGGGAAGAGTTGACGGACCGTCCGCTGCGGACCGAGGACGAGGACCGGGAGCGGGCGGTGCTCCAGTGGTCGACCGAGTTCGAGGACCGGGAGCGGGCGATGGCGCACGCCCGCCGCATGGCCGACCCCTGGTTCGGGGTCAATGACGCGTGCAACAAGGCCCTCAACGAGGAACGCAAGCGGATCTGGGGCAAGCAGGAGCTGTACGCCGCCTGCGCGTCCCTCGACGTGCCCGTGCTGATCGTCGACGGCGCCCGGGACATCCGGCCGCGCTCGGCGGTCGACTCGCTGGAGCGGGCGCTGCCGCGGGTACGCCGGGTGAGCCTGCCGGAGGCCGGGCACATGCCGTGGGTGGAGGACCCGAAGGGCTTCCGGGAGGCGGTGACGGCGGCGGTGCGGTGA
- a CDS encoding DUF5988 family protein, with amino-acid sequence MSDTTKALLEGGPDDLPERIVPIPPPGTDVKIELRNGYEHFRATPRHADTPEGRLPVYEWWERTEFAG; translated from the coding sequence ATGAGCGACACGACCAAAGCACTGCTCGAGGGCGGCCCGGACGACCTGCCCGAACGGATCGTCCCGATCCCGCCCCCTGGAACGGATGTGAAGATCGAGTTGCGCAATGGATACGAACACTTCAGGGCGACCCCGCGGCACGCGGACACCCCGGAGGGCAGGCTGCCCGTGTACGAGTGGTGGGAGCGGACGGAGTTCGCCGGGTAA